AAAATGCTTCATACGTACCCAAAAGGCAAAAAAGTGAAGGTCTCCACCTTCACCGATTATTGGAAAAAAGCCTTTATTGGGGCTAAACGTGTTATTTAATATTTCTGGAATGAAAAAAATCTGCCCATCAAAATATGCCTTAAAACAGGATGCATAGAAAGATTGTCATTAGAAAAATTTCACAAAAAATTTCCTCTTGATTGAGGGAAAAGTTTTTTCATTTGAGTCTTAAGAACAGAAACGAAATGTCGTTGTTCATTTGCTGTAAACTCTACGATCATCGTAAATTCAAGACGCTGAATCGATCTTTAAATCTTATTCTTCATCATGCTTTTCATTCGTTTCTTCTGATTCTTCGCGGTTTTCTCCTTTTGTTTCTTCTATTTGTTCACGTTGATATTCCTGATATTTCTCTTTTGCTTTCTCTACCTTCTCATCGCGTTTTTCTTTTGCCTCTTTTACTTTTTCATCACGCATCTTTTTCGTTTCTTTATGTTTTTCACGCTCATTCTCCTGTACCTTTTTTACTATTTCTTGCTGCGTGCCTTCTTGTTCTTCTTTCTCACGGCGTTTCTCGTTTGCTTCCTCTACACTTTCGCGTTGAGCTTCTTTTCCAACTTTTAGTATTTCATTACGTATTTCTTCCCTTTCTGCTATTTTCTCACGACTCTTTTCTTCTAATTTTCCATTTTCTTCCTTAATCTTCTCTTTTTCTTCCTCGATTTGTTCACGATTGTTTTCTTCCACTTCTTCTATTTGGTCACGTGTTTCCTCTTCCTCTATTTCTTCCCTTTTCCCTTCATCTTTCATGTTCACTTCGGTCAATAATGGCTGAGTCTCTTTAGAAAATTTTATTAAATATTGATTTATTTTGCTGCGTATTTTTTCTTGCTTTTGTATCAGCTCATCTTCCAGTTTTTTAAGTTCTTGCTCCGCTTCTTCTCGGGATATTTCTCCTTCCGCAAGCTTTTTCTCAATTTGAGCACGTTTTGCTTCATATTTTTTCACGATACGTTCATTGTATTTTGCCACTTTCTTTTCAAGCTTATTTGTTAATTTAACAATATTTTCCATTATCACTTCTTTCGCTGTTTCGTTTTCAATTTTGTTTAATACACTTTCTAATGATGCAATATTTTGGGAAATTTTTAAATTGAGTTCATTCGTTTGGTCAATATTTTTCTCTTCTTCATCTGTTTGATCAGCTTCCTCGTTCAAATCAATTGCCAATTCTTGCTGTTCAATAGCCTTCTCGAGCGTTTCCTTTGCAAGCTTTTCTTTCCCTTCATTCAAAAGAGCTGCTGCTTCACGGATCCTTTCTTCTGCTAACTCTGCGATCAGCTTTGCTTTTTCTATATCATGAAAGGTAAAAGCTAGGCGAATTTGTTCTGTTAATCTTTTCATGAAGTAAAAGAAATCTCCTGGAACTAAAGATGGTTCATTCAGAGAACTCTCTTCTTCCTTGCTTTCATTTTGATCTTTTTCATCTGCTTTTAGTCCCTCTTTTATTTGTTCCTCCTCATTAGACGCCTCTGTTTGATCTTTAGCCTTTTCACCATCGTTTTCTACACTCACATCTGTTTCCAGCTCATTTGATGTGTCCGATTCTTGTAAGCTTTCATTTAATATTTCTTGATCAACTTGTTCTGCGCCATCTGATTCGCTATTTGCCTCTTCAGCATATGAATGAG
This DNA window, taken from Bacillus alveayuensis, encodes the following:
- a CDS encoding hypothetical protein (product_source=Hypo-rule applied; superfamily=47473; transmembrane_helix_parts=Inside_1_6,TMhelix_7_29,Outside_30_482) produces the protein MMRYFRFVLAMSVTVALISFNIGLTHSYAEEANSESDGAEQVDQEILNESLQESDTSNELETDVSVENDGEKAKDQTEASNEEEQIKEGLKADEKDQNESKEEESSLNEPSLVPGDFFYFMKRLTEQIRLAFTFHDIEKAKLIAELAEERIREAAALLNEGKEKLAKETLEKAIEQQELAIDLNEEADQTDEEEKNIDQTNELNLKISQNIASLESVLNKIENETAKEVIMENIVKLTNKLEKKVAKYNERIVKKYEAKRAQIEKKLAEGEISREEAEQELKKLEDELIQKQEKIRSKINQYLIKFSKETQPLLTEVNMKDEGKREEIEEEETRDQIEEVEENNREQIEEEKEKIKEENGKLEEKSREKIAEREEIRNEILKVGKEAQRESVEEANEKRREKEEQEGTQQEIVKKVQENEREKHKETKKMRDEKVKEAKEKRDEKVEKAKEKYQEYQREQIEETKGENREESEETNEKHDEE